In Pseudomonas deceptionensis, a single window of DNA contains:
- the cobW gene encoding cobalamin biosynthesis protein CobW — MKTLAKTPVTIVTGFLGSGKTTLLRHMLDNAQGRRIAVIVNEFGELGIDGEILKQCTIGCTEEEANGRIYELANGCLCCTVQEEFFPVMRELVARRGDIDHILIETSGLALPKPLVQAFQWPEIRSACTVDAVITVVDSPAVAAGTFAAFPDQVDAQRKLDPNLDHESPLHELFADQLASADLVILNKADLISPEDLAKVRAEVAEELPPAVKIIEASSGRLPLDVLLGLGAGSEDHIDGRHSHHDHHHDGDEGHDDHDHDAFDSISIELPQGEERVLMEALTQLVVKHGILRVKGFAAIPGKPMRLLIQGVGTRFDKHFDRAWAADESRVTKLVLIGQDLDAELLESTLRKALSE; from the coding sequence ATGAAAACACTGGCCAAAACTCCCGTCACCATCGTTACCGGCTTTCTCGGTTCGGGTAAAACCACGCTGTTGCGCCATATGCTGGATAACGCCCAGGGCCGTCGCATTGCGGTGATCGTCAATGAATTCGGCGAGCTGGGCATCGACGGCGAAATCCTCAAGCAATGCACCATCGGCTGCACCGAAGAAGAAGCCAACGGCCGCATCTATGAGCTGGCCAACGGCTGCTTGTGCTGCACCGTGCAGGAAGAGTTCTTCCCGGTAATGCGTGAGCTGGTTGCGCGCCGTGGCGACATCGACCATATCCTGATCGAAACCTCGGGTCTGGCCCTGCCAAAGCCGCTGGTTCAAGCTTTCCAGTGGCCGGAAATCCGCAGCGCCTGCACCGTGGACGCGGTGATTACCGTGGTCGACAGCCCGGCCGTGGCCGCCGGCACTTTTGCCGCCTTCCCGGACCAGGTTGACGCCCAGCGCAAGCTCGACCCAAACCTGGATCACGAATCGCCGCTGCACGAGCTGTTCGCTGACCAACTGGCCAGTGCCGACCTGGTGATCCTCAACAAGGCCGACCTGATCAGCCCTGAAGACCTGGCAAAAGTGCGCGCCGAAGTGGCTGAAGAGCTGCCGCCAGCGGTCAAAATCATCGAAGCCAGCAGTGGCCGCTTGCCGTTGGACGTGCTGCTGGGCCTGGGCGCCGGTTCTGAAGACCATATCGATGGCCGCCACAGCCACCACGACCATCACCACGATGGCGATGAGGGTCACGACGATCACGACCATGATGCCTTTGACTCGATCTCCATCGAGCTGCCACAGGGTGAAGAGCGCGTATTGATGGAGGCCCTGACCCAGTTGGTGGTCAAACACGGCATTCTGCGGGTCAAAGGCTTCGCGGCGATCCCGGGCAAGCCGATGCGTTTGCTGATCCAGGGCGTGGGTACCCGCTTTGACAAGCACTTCGACCGCGCCTGGGCTGCGGATGAGTCGCGCGTTACCAAACTGGTGCTGATCGGCCAGGACCTGGACGCCGAACTGCTCGAGTCCACTTTGCGTAAAGCGTTGAGCGAGTAA